The following is a genomic window from Alphaproteobacteria bacterium LSUCC0396.
TGTTGATATGATTGAAACACAGCGTGCCTATGAGGTGAGCTCAAAAACGATCACATCAGTTGATGAGATGATGCGCTTTATTGCCCAGAACATCTAATTTTACCAGTACGAGCAGGTGCATTATCAAATGACAACATCCACCGTCAAATTTGCAGCAACTTTGTTATTTTTAGGAATGACGGGCTGTTCGTCATATGAATCAAAGATTGACAATCAGGCCTTTGCACCCATTGACCCTCCTGTGCAACTGACCGAGCCTAAACCTGCAAATGGGGCAATCTTTCACTCGTCTCAGAATGGGCTTTTTGCAACAGATCAACGTGCAAGGCGTGTTGGGGATATACTGACTGTTAGCTTTAATGAGACTTATTCTGCCACTAAGGCTCAAACGGCCAGTTCAACAAAAGCAGATAATTTTGCTGTAACACTCCCAACTGGGTTACCAAATATACTCACCGGTGGTTTTGACAAAGATGCTGCTGGAAATGGCGCTGGTCTCTCCGCAGGAACGGCACGCAGTTTTGCAGGCGCTGGCAATGCAGTTCAGTCTAACTCATTCTCAGGTCTTTTGTCGGTGACTGTTGTCCGAGTTTTTGAGAATGGCAATATGGAAGTCGCTGGGCAGAAAGAGCTGATGCTTAATAATGGAAATGAATATGTTCGAGTTCGTGGTGTTGTTCGCCCTGAGGATGTCACCGCAAATAACATAGTTTCGTCAAATCGTCTTGCTGATGCACAAATCCGTTACACCGGATCTGGACAACTCGCTGACTCGTCGAAACAAGGTTGGCTTAGCGAATTTATGCGCACTGTTTCGCCGTTTTAAAAGGATGAGTGAATTGCTCCGTAGATTTTATATTTTTGGAATGTTGATGTGTTCAAGCCTGATTTTTTTGACGGGGTTTGCAAAAGCTGATCGTCTAAAAGATATGACGTCAATTGCAGGCGTAAGATCAAATCAACTAGTTGGCTACGGACTCGTGGTTGGATTGGCAGGCACCGGTGACGGTAATGCTGTTCTCACGCAACAAGCGATGCAGTCAATGATCAGTCAATTTGGGGTCGTCACGAATGCATCTGACATGAATGGTAAAAATGCAGCTTCCGTAATTGTGACGGCCGACCTTCCAGCATTCATCAAGCCTGGACAAAAGTTGGATGTTGTTGTTTCAACGGTTGGGCAAGCAAAATCACTGCGTGGAGGCACCCTTTTAATGACGCCCTTGCTTGGCGCAGATGGCGAAACCTATGCAATAGCTCAAGGCAATTTGATGGTAGGTGGGCTTGGTGTTGCTGGCGGTGACGGCTCATCTTTGACGGTAAATGTTCCAACCGTTGGGCGTATTCCAGGCGGCGGATCAGTTGAGCGTATGATTGAAAGCACTTTTTTGGAGAGTGAAAACCTTTTACTTAATCTGCATCAGGGTGATTTTAGTACTAGTACTCGTGTCGCTGAAGCGATCAATGAAATTTTTGGAGAGGGTGTTGCGGTAGCGCTAGACTCCACGTCGATCAAAGTGCGCTCTCCAATAAACCCTGCCGAAAAAGTTTCATTTGTAAGCTTATTGGAGAACATTCAGGTAGATCCTGATCGGCCAAAGGCCAAAGTCGTCGTGAATGCCCGAACGGGCACGATTGTTATTGGTGGTGATGTTCGGGTTTTGCCGGCGGCCGTTACGCATGGCTCGCTAACAGTGAGAGTGAAAGAGGATAAAGAAGTCACGCAAACACAGGCGCTAGCTGTTGCAGACGGCGTGGCGGCTGCGGTGCCAGGTGAAGCTGTCGTGACGCCGGATACAACGATTGAAGCGACTGAGGAGCTTGCGAGAGCATTTGTTTTTGACCCAGGTGTAGAACTGTCCTCAATCGTAGACGCATTGAACGCTGTTGGTGGAACACCGTCCGATTTAGTTGCGATTCTAGAGGCTTTGCGTGAGGCGGGCTCGCTACGGGCCGAGCTAATTATCATATAGGAGTGCTAAAATTGGAAGCTCTTACAACAGTAAGCCCCAAAGTAACTGCCTCTCTGCTGCAAAAACATCAGGTGCCGAGTGATCTGCGCGATGTCGCAGAGCAGTTTGAAGCTCTATTTATTCAACAAATCCTGAAACAAGGCCGCGCAGCGAAGTTGGCTGATGATATCATGGGTGGTGAGGCTGTTGACACATATACGAGTATGCTGGATCAAGAGCGCGCTGAACAACTATCAAAAACAGTTAATCTTGGCATTGCAGAAGCGCTCGTATCACAGTTTAAGCATTTAACTCCAACTGCATCTGATAAATAGTTGGTAGGTCTGTATGTCTAGTTTATTTGATGTTGGCAAAAGTGGGATCCAGAGTTACCGCCAGGCATTGGCGGTAACTGGCCAGAATATTGCTAACATAAATACGGATGGCTATAAACGCAGAGAGGCTGGTCTTGAAGAGGTTTCAGGAAGCCAAGGGGGCATTACGAGCCTATCTAATCAATCCGGGCTTGGTGTTCGCGTTGCTGATATCAGGCGGTCATTTGATAGTTTCCTTCTTTCAAAAGCGAATAGCACTAAATCTACTTTTGAAAAAGCTAGTGTTTTTCTTGATAACCTTAGGCAAATAGAAAACACATTATTACCGGGTAAGGGAGGACTGGATGAGCAAATTGGCCGGTTTTTTTCTGCTCTATCTGATGTTGCTGGCTCACCGACTGATATAGCGTCACGTACAGTTGCAATTGAAGTTGGAAAGTCACTTGCCGCGTCATTTAATGGCCTTGCGATACAGCTCGTCCAATTTCAGGAAGCCACGATCGGGCAAACTGAAGCTGGTGTGAAAGAGTTGGCATTAATGGCAAAAGAATTAGCGTCAATAAATTCGAAAATATTATCTTCTGGGCAAAGTGGTCAGACTCCAAATGCATTATTGGACCTCAGAGACAAAACCATTAGTGAAATGTCATCCCTGGCTGTGTTGTCGGTTGATTATTCAAGTCTTGGTGTTGCAACCGTCAGCCTTGGCTCAAGTGGCATGGGGCCAACATTAGTCAGCGGTAGTAGCCACAGCAATCTTGGCTATACAAAATCCTTTGGCAAAATTCAGGTAACTGTTGGAGATGGTGCAGTCTTGCGTCCAACCAGTCAAGTTGAGGGAGGTCTGCTGTCTGGCGCTTTGGACTCTTATGCCCTAATCGAAGAAATTAAAACTGACATTGATAATTTGGCATTCCTGATTTCGAGTGAGGTTAACGGCCAGCATGGTCGGGGTACTGATCTCAGTGGGAGGCCAGGGCAAGCAGTTTTTTCAACCTTTGGGTTGGATGCTGAATTGAGTCCATCTGCCAGTACTGATTTGCGGGTTCAAATTGAGGTAACGAAGCCACTGGAACTTCCGTCAGGCACTATGACAGTGCAGTACAATAAGTCTTCCGAATTGTGGACATTACGGGGTGAGGGGCTCGCAGCACCCATTTCTGGTAAGGAGCAAATAAAGGCGGACGGTTTTACAATTAACATCACGGGTGCTGCAAAAAATGGAGATTATTTTGAGGTCAGACGAGCAGTTTCTGCAGCCGCAAATATCAAATTTTTACTAACAAAACCGCAGGAAATTGCCGCCTCTGGACTCCTTACTGTTGAGCCCTCAATTAAAAATTCCAGCGAAGCCCGGCTCGATGCCCAGCTTTTGTTGGGGGCAAAGGCCGACGAGCCTCTGGAAGTTGGAAAAATCCTAAAAAATTCCCTATCACCCATTCAGGCTACAGACTTTATCGCAACGGGATTAGCAGCCGTGATACCCGCTGGTACGCCCACCGCAAAAATTGCTTCATTTTCTAAACAATCGACGGCTGAGTTCCAGCTGCAGGATTTGGTAATAAAGAATTTGCAGCAGCTCTCTTTTCAACGCGCTGGCTCGGCAAGTGATGGTCCACACAGTTTTGACATTAGATATGTAACAGCTCACCCAAATGCGACATCAAATGCGACCTGGAAGGACCTGAATGAACTTGCAAATATGCTAAATAGTGGTGTTTTACGAAGCGCTGCAAATCTATCACTCTCTGATTTGGGGATCCGCGCCTCGGGTAATGAGGGGCGTTTGACTTTTGCGTCAAGTAGCGGAAATTTTGTTTCAACTGGTGCCGGCGTGCCGTCCCTCTCTGCAGGTGTGGGCACTGTCGAGGCAATAGTAAAAAATGCGGTGAGTGCATCTGATTTTCAAATTTTCACACGCGAAGGCCGCCATCTTGCTGGAGGGTCTCTCACCCAAGAAAACATAACAAACCTACTCACCGCAAAAAATGGATTCACAGCGGAAGCTGCCTATCGCGCAGAATACCTCAATAGTGAGAACAACGCCTATAGGGGGATGGGGCTGAACATTAGTCGTTCCGGTGGTCTTTACCGCGTTGATACTGGAAGCAATGGTGTGTTCGCCCGTTCAGCCAGCAGCGCTTCATCGGTTCCCGCTAACAATACAGCGGCCCATGCATTATCAGTTTCTATGGCGAATGGTGAGACCGCGTCGATAGCAGTCGCTGCTGGTGCTTCAGCTAAGCAGGTGGCAATCGATGCAAATCTAAAATTCAATAAGGTTGGTTTAAAGGCTGAAGCGAGGCTTGTTACTGAGTTATTTGGGTTTAGTTCTGGGACTTTAGATTTTGAAATTGAGTCAGAGAATAGAATGCCCATTCGAATCCTTGCTGATGTGACTGCATCTGACTTAACTAATTTGGCTTCAGAAATTAATCAGGCGTCTGATTCAACCAAAGTGTCTGCATATTTATCTGAGGACAAAACACGTTTAATTTTGAAGAGTGCCTTTGGTGAAGACATTGTTTTTAGTAACTTAAGTGAGACAAGTCCGACATTTTCTGCGCAAATTGTCGATGAAAACAGTGTTGCCGCGATTACGCCAATTGGAACAGTTACAGCAAGCGGTTCATTTGGAACACTCAATCTTGCAACCACTACTTTGCCTGCGACAAATTTA
Proteins encoded in this region:
- a CDS encoding rod-binding protein, coding for MEALTTVSPKVTASLLQKHQVPSDLRDVAEQFEALFIQQILKQGRAAKLADDIMGGEAVDTYTSMLDQERAEQLSKTVNLGIAEALVSQFKHLTPTASDK
- the flgK gene encoding flagellar hook-associated protein FlgK; its protein translation is MSSLFDVGKSGIQSYRQALAVTGQNIANINTDGYKRREAGLEEVSGSQGGITSLSNQSGLGVRVADIRRSFDSFLLSKANSTKSTFEKASVFLDNLRQIENTLLPGKGGLDEQIGRFFSALSDVAGSPTDIASRTVAIEVGKSLAASFNGLAIQLVQFQEATIGQTEAGVKELALMAKELASINSKILSSGQSGQTPNALLDLRDKTISEMSSLAVLSVDYSSLGVATVSLGSSGMGPTLVSGSSHSNLGYTKSFGKIQVTVGDGAVLRPTSQVEGGLLSGALDSYALIEEIKTDIDNLAFLISSEVNGQHGRGTDLSGRPGQAVFSTFGLDAELSPSASTDLRVQIEVTKPLELPSGTMTVQYNKSSELWTLRGEGLAAPISGKEQIKADGFTINITGAAKNGDYFEVRRAVSAAANIKFLLTKPQEIAASGLLTVEPSIKNSSEARLDAQLLLGAKADEPLEVGKILKNSLSPIQATDFIATGLAAVIPAGTPTAKIASFSKQSTAEFQLQDLVIKNLQQLSFQRAGSASDGPHSFDIRYVTAHPNATSNATWKDLNELANMLNSGVLRSAANLSLSDLGIRASGNEGRLTFASSSGNFVSTGAGVPSLSAGVGTVEAIVKNAVSASDFQIFTREGRHLAGGSLTQENITNLLTAKNGFTAEAAYRAEYLNSENNAYRGMGLNISRSGGLYRVDTGSNGVFARSASSASSVPANNTAAHALSVSMANGETASIAVAAGASAKQVAIDANLKFNKVGLKAEARLVTELFGFSSGTLDFEIESENRMPIRILADVTASDLTNLASEINQASDSTKVSAYLSEDKTRLILKSAFGEDIVFSNLSETSPTFSAQIVDENSVAAITPIGTVTASGSFGTLNLATTTLPATNLIGGGKGATFDITLANGVPTVVLRQPGNGYHINDTMLIKGSDLGGVDGVNDLTITVGTIASEKFVAMGSGVGAARIGNARFSGQLIFSASESFSLTSPLETKIAARDPNLGSFVKIESNLTGDIKTIDFEVNSDTDVSISSIDGGHAVAAAATYQISVPTSTSAVKFSASVSASAMKPLNKAEVNNALIEKLREQAPLASLSGNVTAASKQVTTYGFVGSEAINSAADTVTIKINNTAVNVNLANIDGNNTPATNAGHVTTAIMNAVNAAKLGVVASTAVVGGSQQIVLTGATVGTTFTVENFEFADAANAGSQGTLSLVSTANAKDFPADGSSLSITFEGSQYNLTMLNGEIVVTGGEPGRLTAFFDSNNKLQIFGGGTLSGASLELTSDSIVSGNAASATSFGLSSRTTRFTGSLVTLANGMPPLSMNFGGTDINVSLALDGSVSVAPAAVGLVARWESASATTGRLVFEYDASSNVLSFTKPSDRLGFKTTDHIVSVSDNKIKIKANDGAAFKVDASATSIAGSTVELANMPNEDLLVIFTGTGAKSLGAVFDEPVPQVEIDQVKIKVINETGSLVELIDADTGHSIATRTLKDKKTTFGNTEFVMQGNANLNDEFLVKKNINGGGDARNLDKILNLQFADVNGQNSGGFQKVFGTIVAELGETVKSGQIALESAEASRNAAEEAEAEFSGVNLDEEAASLLEFQQAYQASARILSTARELFQSLMDVV
- a CDS encoding flagellar basal body P-ring protein FlgI, whose product is MLMCSSLIFLTGFAKADRLKDMTSIAGVRSNQLVGYGLVVGLAGTGDGNAVLTQQAMQSMISQFGVVTNASDMNGKNAASVIVTADLPAFIKPGQKLDVVVSTVGQAKSLRGGTLLMTPLLGADGETYAIAQGNLMVGGLGVAGGDGSSLTVNVPTVGRIPGGGSVERMIESTFLESENLLLNLHQGDFSTSTRVAEAINEIFGEGVAVALDSTSIKVRSPINPAEKVSFVSLLENIQVDPDRPKAKVVVNARTGTIVIGGDVRVLPAAVTHGSLTVRVKEDKEVTQTQALAVADGVAAAVPGEAVVTPDTTIEATEELARAFVFDPGVELSSIVDALNAVGGTPSDLVAILEALREAGSLRAELIII
- a CDS encoding flagellar basal body L-ring protein FlgH: MTTSTVKFAATLLFLGMTGCSSYESKIDNQAFAPIDPPVQLTEPKPANGAIFHSSQNGLFATDQRARRVGDILTVSFNETYSATKAQTASSTKADNFAVTLPTGLPNILTGGFDKDAAGNGAGLSAGTARSFAGAGNAVQSNSFSGLLSVTVVRVFENGNMEVAGQKELMLNNGNEYVRVRGVVRPEDVTANNIVSSNRLADAQIRYTGSGQLADSSKQGWLSEFMRTVSPF